A part of Rattus rattus isolate New Zealand chromosome 6, Rrattus_CSIRO_v1, whole genome shotgun sequence genomic DNA contains:
- the Nos3 gene encoding nitric oxide synthase, endothelial produces the protein MGNLKSVGQEPGPPCGLGLGLGLGLCGKQGPASPAPEPSQAPVPPSPTRPAPDHSPPLTRPPDGPKFPRVKNWEVGSITYDTLSAQAQQDGPCTPRRCLGSLVFPRKLQSRPTQGPSPTEQLLGQARDFINQYYNSIKRSGSQAHEQRLQEVEAEVVATGTYQLRESELVFGAKQAWRNAPRCVGRIQWGKLQVFDARDCRTAQEMFTYICNHIKYATNRGNLRSAITVFPQRYAGRGDFRIWNSQLVRYAGYRQQDGSVRGDPANVEITELCIQHGWTPGNGRFDVLPLLLQAPDEPPELFTLPPELVLEVPLEHPTLEWFAALGLRWYALPAVSNMLLEIGGLEFPAAPFSGWYMSSEIGMRDLCDPHRYNILEDVAVCMDLDTRTTSSLWKDKAAVEINVAVLYSYQLAKVTIVDHHAATASFMKHLENEQKARGGCPADWAWIVPPISGSLTPVFHQEMVNYFLSPAFRYQPDPWKGSAAKGTGITRKKTFKEVANAVKISASLMGTVMAKRVKATILYGSETGRAQSYAQQLGRLFRKAFDPRVLCMDEYDVVSLEHEALVLVVTSTFGNGDPPENGESFAAALMEMSGPYNSSPRPEQHKSYKIRFNSVSCSDPLVSSWRRKRKESSNTDSAGALGTLRFCVFGLGSRAYLHFCAFARAVDTRLEELGGERLLQLGQGDELCGQEEAFRGWAQAAFQAACETFCVGEDAKAAARDIFSPKRSWKRQRYRLSTQAESLQLLPGLTHVHRRKMFQATILSVENLQSSKSTRATILVRLDTGSQEGLQYQPGDHIGVCPPNRPGLVEALLSRVEDPPPSTEPVAVEQLEKGSPGGPPPGWVRDPRLPPCTLRQALTYFLDITSPPSPRLLRLLSTLAEESSEQQELEALSQDPRRYEEWKWFRCPTLLEVLEQFPSVALPAPLILTQLPLLQPRYYSVSSAPSAHPGEIHLTVAVLAYRTQDGLGPLHYGVCSTWMSQLKAGDPVPCFIRGAPSFRLPPDPNLPCILVGPGTGIAPFRGFWQDRLHDIEIKGLQPAPMTLVFGCRCSQLDHLYRDEVLDAQQRGVFGQVLTAFSRDPGSPKTYVQDLLRTELAAEVHRVLCLEQGHMFVCGDVTMATSVLQTVQRILATEGSMELDEAGDVIGVLRDQQRYHEDIFGLTLRTQEVTSRIRTQSFSLQERQLRGAVPWSFDPPTQETPGS, from the exons ATGGGCAACTTGAAGAGTGTGGGCCAGGAGCCTGGGCCACCCTGTGGCCTAGGGCTCGGGCTGGGCCTAGGGCTATGCGGCAAGCAGGGCCCAGCCTCACCGGCACCAGAGCCTAGCCAGGCACCAGTACCCCCGTCCCCAACCCGACCAGCACCAGACCACAG CCCCCCGTTAACCCGGCCCCCAGACGGACCCAAGTTTCCTCGAGTAAAGAACTGGGAAGTGGGCAGCATCACCTACGATACCCTCAGTGCacaggctcagcag GATGGGCCCTGTACCCCAAGACGCTGCTTGGGATCCCTGGTATTTCCAAGGAAGTTACAGAGCCGGCCCACCCAGggcccttcacccactgagcagcTATTGGGTCAAGCCCGGGACTTCATCAATCAGTACTATAACTCGATCAAAAG gaGTGGTTCCCAGGCTCATGAGCAGCGGCTTCAGGAAGTGGAAGCTGAGGTGGTGGCCACCGGCACCTACCAGCTCCGGGAGAGCGAGCTGGTGTTTGGGGCCAAACAGGCCTGGCGCAACGCTCCCCGCTGTGTGGGGCGGATCCAGTGGGGGAAACTGCAG GTATTTGATGCTCGGGACTGCAGGACTGCACAGGAAATGTTCACCTACATCTGTAACCACATTAAGTATGCAACAAACCGAGGCAATCTTCG TTCAGCCATCACGGTGTTCCCCCAGCGCTACGCTGGCCGGGGAGACTTCCGGATCTGGAACAGCCAGCTGGTGCGCTACGCGGGCTATAGGCAGCAGGACGGCTCTGTACGAGGGGACCCTGCCAACGTGGAGATCACTGAG CTCTGTATTCAACATGGCTGGACCCCAGGAAATGGCCGCTTTGATGTGCTTCCCCTGCTACTCCAGGCTCCCGATGAGCCCCCAGAACTCTTCACTCTGCCCCCAGAGCTGGTCCTCGAGGTGCCTCTGGAGCACCCCAC GCTAGAGTGGTTTGCTGCCCTTGGCCTGCGCTGGTATGCCCTCCCAGCTGTATCCAACATGCTGCTAGAAATCGGGGGCCTGGAGTTTCCGGCTGCCCCTTTCAGCGGCTGGTACATGAGTTCAGAGATTGGCATGAGGGACCTGTGTGACCCTCACCGATACAACATACTTGAG GATGTGGCTGTCTGCATGGATCTAGACACCAGGACAACCTCATCACTGTGGAAAGACAAGGCAGCAGTGGAAATTAACGTGGCTGTGCTGTACAGTTACCAG CTGGCCAAAGTGACCATTGTGGACCACCATGCCGCTACAGCCTCCTTCATGAAGCACTTGGAAAATGAGCAGAAGGCCAGAGGGGGCTGCCCTGCTGACTGGGCCTGGATCGTGCCCCCCATCTCAGGCAGCCTCACCCCTGTCTTCCATCAAGAGATGGTCAACTATTTCCTGTCCCCTGCCTTCCGCTACCAG CCTGACCCCTGGAAAGGAAGTGCAGCAAAAGGCACAGGCATCACCAGGAAGAAGACTTTTAAGGAAGTAGCCAA TGCAGTGAAGATCTCTGCCTCACTCATGGGCACGGTGATGGCGAAGCGTGTGAAGGCGACTATCCTGTATGGCTCTGAGACTGGCCGCGCCCAGAGCTACGCACAGCAGCTGGGGAGGCTCTTTCGGAAGGCGTTTGACCCCCGG GTCCTGTGCATGGATGAATACGATGTGGTATCCCTAGAGCATGAGGCCTTGGTATTGGTGGTGACCAGCACATTTGGCAATGGGGATCCCCCGGAGAATGGAGAG AGCTTTGCAGCAGCGCTGATGGAAATGTCGGGCCCCTACAACAGCTCCCCTCGGCCTGAGCAGCACAA GAGTTACAAAATCCGATTCAACAGTGTCTCCTGCTCGGACCCACTGGTATCCTCTTGGCGGCGCAAGAGGAAGGAGTCCAGTAACACAGACAGTGCAGGGGCCCTGGGCACCCTCAG GTTCTGTGTGTTTGGGCTGGGCTCCAGAGCATACCTGCACTTCTGTGCCTTTGCTCGAGCGGTGGACACAAGGCTGGAGGAGCTGGGCGGGGAGCGACTGTTGCAGCTGGGCCAAGGTGATGAGCTCTGCGGCCAGGAGGAGGCTTTCCGAGGCTGGGCCCAGGCAGCCTTCCAG GCCGCCTGTGAAACTTTCTGTGTGGGAGAAGATGCCAAGGCTGCTGCCCGAGATATCTTCAGTCCCAAACGCAGCTGGAAACGCCAGAGGTACCGTCTGAGTACCCAAGCTGAGAGCCTGCAATTACTGCCAG GGCTGACTCACGTGCACAGGCGGAAGATGTTCCAGGCTACGATTCTCTCTGTGGAGAACCTACAGAGCAGCAAATCCAC CCGAGCCACAATCCTGGTGCGTCTGGACACTGGAAGCCAGGAGGGACTGCAGTACCAGCCAGGGGACCACATAGGTGTGTGCCCACCCAACCGGCCTGGCCTAGTGGAGGCGCTGCTGAGCCGAGTGGAGGACCCTCCGCCATCCACAGAGCCTGTGGCCGTGGAACAACTGGAAAAAGGCAGCCCTG GTGGCCCTCCCCCCGGCTGGGTACGGGACCCCCGGCTTCCCCCATGTACGCTGCGCCAGGCTCTCACCTACTTCCTGGACATCACTTCCCCGCCCAGCCCTCGCCTTCTTCGACTGCTGAGCACCCTGGCAGAAGAGTCCAGCGAACAGCAGGAGCTAGAGGCTCTCAGCCAG GACCCCCGGCGCTACGAAGAATGGAAGTGGTTCCGCTGCCCCACACTGCTAGAGGTGCTGGAGCAATTTCCATCCGTGGCACTGCCTGCCCCGCTGATCCTCACCCAGCTGCCCCTGCTCCAGCCCCGGTACTACTCTGTCAGCTCAGCACCCAGCGCCCACCCAGGAGAGATCCACCTCACTGTAGCTGTGCTGGCATACAGAACCCAGG atgggctgggccctctgcaCTATGGGGTCTGTTCCACATGGATGAGCCAACTCAAGGCAGGAGACCCGGTGCCCTGCTTCATCAGGGG GGCCCCCTCCTTCCGGCTGCCACCTGATCCTAACTTGCCTTGCATCCTGGTGGGCCCAGGGACTGGTATTGCACCCTTCCGGGGATTCTGGCAAGACCGATTACACGACATTGAGATCAAAG GACTGCAGCCTGCCCCCATGACTTTGGTGTTTGGCTGCCGATGCTCCCAACTGGACCATCTCTACCGGGACGAGGTACTGGACGCCCAGCAGCGTGGGGTGTTTGGACAAGTCCTCACCGCCTTTTCCAGGGATCCTGGCAGCCCTAAG ACCTACGTGCAAGACCTCCTGAGGACAGAGCTGGCCGCGGAGGTTCACCGCGTGCTGTGCCTCGAGCAAGGACACATGTTTGTCTGCGGTGATGTCACTATGGCAACCAGCGTCCTGCAAACCGTGCAGCGAATTCTGGCAACAGAGGGCAGCATGGAGCTGGATGAAGCCGGTGACGTCATCGGCGTGCTGCGG GATCAGCAACGCTACCACGAGGACATTTTCGGACTCACATTGCGCACCCAGGAGGTGACGAGCCGCATCCGCACCCAGAGTTTTTCTTTGCAGGAGCGACAGCTGAGGGGTGCAGTGCCCTGGTCCTTTGACCCGCCTACCCAAGAAACACCTGGTTCCTGA